In Amaranthus tricolor cultivar Red isolate AtriRed21 chromosome 5, ASM2621246v1, whole genome shotgun sequence, a genomic segment contains:
- the LOC130813158 gene encoding probable xyloglucan endotransglucosylase/hydrolase protein 32: MGVFTVTVHKLMFIMIIVVCMVSQSISIAKWPPSPGYFPSKKFKSMSFYQGFRNLWGPQHQRMDQNALTIWLDQNSGSGFKSVKPFRSGYFGTSIKLQQGYTAGVITAFYLSNNEAHPGFHDEVDMEFLGTTFGKPYVLQTNVYIRGSGDRNIIGREMKFHLWFDPTKGFHHYAIFWSPKEIIFLVDDIPIRRYQRKSDTTFPLRPMWVYGSIWDASSWATEDGKYKADYRYQPFIGQYTNFKASGCSAYASLKCRPVSVSPYRSGSLTRRQFSVMRWIQRHYMIYNYCIDHKRDHSLTPECHLRG; the protein is encoded by the exons ATGGGTGTTTTTACTGTTACTGTTCATAAGTTGATGTTCATTATGATCATTGTTGTATGTATGGTATCACAAAGTATTAGCATTGCTAAATGGCCACCTTCCCCAGGCTATTTTCCAAGTAAGAAATTTAAGTCTATGAGTTTTTATCAAGGTTTTCGAAACCTTTGGGGTCCTCAACATCAAAGGATGGACCAAAATGCTCTTACTATTTGGCTTGATCAAAACTCAG GAAGCGGGTTCAAGTCGGTCAAACCGTTTAGATCCGGGTATTTTGGTACATCAATCAAATTGCAACAGGGTTACACAGCTGGAGTAATAACGGCATTCTAT CTATCAAACAATGAAGCACATCCAGGGTTTCATGATGAAGTAGACATGGAATTTCTTGGAACAACATTTGGAAAACCATATGTTTTACAAACAAATGTGTATATAAGAGGTAGTGGAGATCGAAATATCATTGGAAGAGAAATGAAGTTCCATCTTTGGTTCGATCCTACTAAAGGATTTCATCACTATGCTATTTTTTGGAGTCCCAAAGAGATCAT ATTTTTGGTAGATGACATACCCATAAGAAGATACCAAAGAAAAAGTGACACAACCTTCCCACTAAGGCCAATGTGGGTATATGGTTCAATATGGGATGCATCATCATGGGCAACAGAAGATGGGAAATACAAAGCAGATTATAGATACCAACCATTTATAGGTCAATACACCAACTTCAAAGCCAGTGGTTGCTCCGCCTACGCCTCCCTTAAATGCCGCCCCGTTTCGGTCTCGCCTTACCGGTCCGGCAGCCTTACACGACGGCAGTTCTCCGTAATGAGATGGATTCAGAGACATTACATGATTTATAACTACTGCATTGACCATAAACGTGACCACTCTTTGACCCCAGAATGTCATTTACGTGgttga